Genomic window (Sporocytophaga myxococcoides):
TGTTAATATTCTGATTACCTCTTCCATAATTCTTTATATGACAGGATTAAGTATTAATTAATGAGTCATTGCCCACTTTTGTTAAAATATAAAATCAGTAGACATAAAGTCAGATTGACGGTCTTTAATAATATCTCTAAACAACTCCTTATTTGCAGGGATTTCTTTGACTGCTACCATAGCACGTATACTAAAGGTTCTCAGGGCATCCACTACAGAAAGAGTGCCTTTGAGATACTGGCAATCCATAAGAGTAGTCTGCAGGAATTTCTTCTTCAACTAGAAATAAGGTTTCCAGATTCCACAAAATCAGATCTTTTATAGTCATAAAATTTTGCTGTTTTGCTCCTGATATTGTTTTAAACAAACATAAATAAAAAATGCAAAAATAAGTATTAATACTTATTTTTTTTAACATCAAACTCCTTTATTCACAAAATTTAACAATAGATCCTATTTTTTGTACAAAAAGACTCATTTTAGCTTACTTTAATTGTATTTTATTTAAATATTCCATCATTACAACCGATTCAACTTAAAAATTAAACAATTTTACAATCTATACACTTTAAATTTACATTTGTAAACTTATATTACATATCTAAAAATCAATATATTACTCAAAAATAATTTATTTATAACCAAAAATTATATTACGTATTTATACGTACACAACTATATTTAAAATATAAAAGCTACCCGAAACCCAGATAGCTTTCATTTATTCATTAAAACCAAAACAATTTAAACTTTCAATAGTGAACCTTCCAGGATTGCTTTAACTTCCGGCTTACAGCTGCCACATCCCATCCCTGCGCCGGTAATTTTACATAAGTCAGAAAAATCTTTGCAACCTTTTTCAATTGCAGACTCAATATTACCTTCTCCAACATTATTGCAAGAACAAACAAGCTTACCGATCACAGGCTCAGCTCCTCCTGCTTTTCCTCTGAGTATTTCTGTTCTTTTATCAGATAATTCGGTTTGGTTTTGGATAAGTTCTTTAAACTCCACAAACTCTGATTTATCTCCAAGCAAAATAGCACCGACAAGTTTATCTTCATGGACAATACATTTCTTATAATATCTTTGAGCCTGATCCAGAAAGGTTATTTCTTCATATTCCTCTTTTTTATCATGTGGCACATCGGATAACCCCAGAGAGCATAGCGACAATCCTTCCATTTTTAGTATATTCATTGAAAGTGTCCCTTTGTAATAACTCAACATATCTCCATTTAGATATCTGCCAATCACTTCAGCTTGCTCTTCTGCAGCTGCTGTGATTCCATAAAGGTTATTATTGAATTCCGCCAATTCTCCCATTGCAAAAATATTAGGATCACTGGTCTGAAGGTATTCATTTACTACTACCCCTCTTTTGGACTCCAAGCCTGCTTGCTTTGGTATTTCTATGTTTGGAGTTGTTCCAATGGCAAACACAACTGCTTTACACTCAAGAGTACGTCCACTTACTAGTTTTATTCCGGTTAGTTTTTCCCTTCCCGTAAAATATTTTACCTGATCATTATAGAGAATCTCTACCCCTCTGTCTGTGACTTCTTCATGTAACAGCTCACTTGCCGTTTCATCTAATTGTCTGTCCATTAGCCTTGATGAACGCTGCAATACTGTTACTTCAATACCGATATCTCTAAGCGATGCTGACAGTTCCAGTCCAAGAAGACCAGCACCGACAATTACAACATGATCTCCAGGAGATGTGTACTCTTTCAGCTTATCAGCATCGTGACGGGTTCTCATAGAAAATATCCCTTCAAAGCTCAGTTCAATATCCTTTGGAAGGAATGGTCTGCTCCCCATCCCAAGTATAAGAACATCATAAGTGTGCACTTCGCCTTTTTCATCCGTGACTGTCTTATTTTCCTTATCAATAGAGACAATACCATTACCCTGATGTAATTTTATTCCGAGACCATCACTCTCCACAGTTGTAAGCTTTACAAGTTTATGCCATGGCAAAGCTCCACTGATATAATCAGGAAGCATCACTCTGTTATAAAACGGAAATACCTCCTTGCTGAAAACATGAATTTCATCTGTTGTATTTATTTCCCTATAATAACTTACGAACTTACATGCTCCCGCGCCTGCACCTATTACTACAATTTTCTGTTTAGGCTTTTGATATTTGGTTATTTCTACTGCAGAAAACTTAAAGTCAGGTTCTTTAGATATAGGATCTATTAATGAACCTGTAAGGTTATTGGCTCTGGCAAAGCTCCTATTAAGAATACGCCCCCAATGCATTGGCAGAAACACGACTCCTGATTTTATATCATTCGTTATTCTGGCATTGACTCTAACGCTACCTCTGTCATTTTTAATTAAGACAGGATCTCCGTTTTTAATACCTCTGATTTCTGCGTCAAGTGGATGGATCTCCACGAAAGGACTATCAATATGTTTCTTGAGTTTATTAACCTTGCCGGTTTTGGTCATTGTGTGCCATTGATCACGAATTCTTCCAGTAGTGAGAATTAGTGGCAACTCTGAAGAGACTGCTTCAGAATTATTATCATCAGGTACTGAATGAATTTTCGCTCTTTTGTTGGGAGTGTAAAACTGTTTATCTGTAAACAATCGGGGAGTTCCTTCTGAATCCGATGAAGGGACTGGCCATTGCATAGATCCTTTCTCTTTTAATCTTTCATGGCTCAATCCACTAATATCAATATTAGTACCTTTAGTTAACTTGCAATGCTCAGCATATATATCAGCGGGAGTAATATAGTTAAATGAATCCCCATATCCCATTTTTTGAGCAAGCCTGATAAGAATTTCAGAGTCAGGTATAGCTTCACCAGGAGCTTCTGTAATTTTATTAAGGTAACTTATGCGACGATCTGAATTAGTCATCGTTCCGCACTTCTCAGTCCATCCGGCTGCAGGAAGAACAAGATCAGCAAATTTTGCAGTATCTGATGTATTAAAGACATCCTGAACTACAACAAATCTGGCATTTTTCAAACCCTCTTCAACGATATTCGAATTTGGAAGGCTTACAAGTGGATTGGTACACATAATCCAAATGGCTTTCATCTTACCACTTTTAAGAGACTCAAACATTTCTGTTGCAGAAAGCCCTGGCTTATCAGGAACAGAAGGTACCCCCCAGAAGTCTGCAATTTCTTTTCTATGCTCCGGGTTTTTCATATCCCGGTGAGCAGACAAAAGATTACTTAGCCCACCAACTTCACGACCCCCCATAGCATTTGGTTGTCCGGTAAGTGAAAACGGGCCGGAACCAGGTTTTCCGATCTGACCAGTAATGAGACTTAAGTTTAATAAGCTTAAATTCTTGTTAACTCCGACAACACTCTGGTTTAAGCCCATTGCCCACATGGTAATAAAACCTTCAGCCCTTCCAATATATTCTATAGCCCAACGGATATCATCCAGTCTTACACCACAGATATTAGCAGCTTCTTTAAGTGTACGTTTCATTACCTGCTCTTTGTAAGCTTCAAATCCATCTGTGTGGTTTATAATAAAATCCAAGTCTATTTTTTCTCTTTCTATAAGTCCTCTTCCAATTGCATTATACAAGACAATATCAGTCCCGGGATTGATCTGCAAATGAATATCCGCCATTGATGCGGTCTGAGTCTTTCTTGGATCTACGACTATTATTTTTGTATTAGGGTTCTTCGATTTGTGGGCTTCCAGTCTTCTGAAAATAATCGGATGGCACCAGGCAGGATTTGCACCTGTTATCAAAAAAGTATCAGCAAGCTCAATATCATCATAGCAAACAGGAACAGAATCTTCTCCAAGTGCCAGCTTGTATCCTGCAACAGCTGAGCTCATACATAATCTTGAGTTTGTATCAATGTTATTGGTTCCCCAAAATCCTTTTACCAGTTTATTTGCTACATAATATTCTTCCGTCAGCATCTGGCCTGAAGCATACAACCCTACGGAATCCGGCCCATATTTCAGGATAAAATTTTTAAATACCGCAGCAGCTCTGTCCAATGCACTATCCCAAGATACTCTCTGCATCTGATCTCCGCGGCTGTATCTCATCATAGGATACAATAATCTGTCGCTTTTGTCATTTACAGTGTAGTGGAGATTCATTCCTTTAGAACAAAGCATTCCTTTGCTTCCCGGATGATCCGGATTCCCTTTTACATTGATTTTTCCCTTTTTATCCTTTTCGACTATAATACCGCAGCCAACTCCGCAATAGGAACAAGTAGATTTTAAACTTTCTTTAGGGTTTGATGACATAGCCTTATTCTTTAAATTACTAAAACTCTACTTATTCTAAAATTGAGTCATTAATGTACTGTAAATTCAAATATCCAAATAGTATTTTTGTTTATTGACATAAAATTTTAACCTATCATGACAAATTTTTATGTTTTTTTTAACAAATAACCTTCAAAATCAAACATAACAAAAATCAAACTAAAAAATAAGTAAAACTACCTATTTTTTAAATAAAAAAATAAGTAGTCAAGAAAAGCTAATATTGCATTATTCTAAGAAACAAGGTATAATATTTACTTTTGGATTCTTAAATTTGAATTTTACGGCAAAATATGACTAGGACTATAAGTAGTTTACCCCTAGTTCATAAAATGGAGGAGTTCTTTTAATTTTAAATAAAAAATGAGGTTTTAAACCCAAAAAATAAGATGCTGTTTATAAAAAAATCAATTGTATTGAAATAACACTTTAAATGAGATACTGGTTTTAATGAATATGATCTAGTCTTTTTTTAGGACAGATTAAAATTTACTCTTTTTACTTTATCTTTCCTTTAAAAAAACAGTTCCCCTCCCTACATTATCCTTTACAATATCAGAAATAGTAAATGTGACAAAATCTCCTTTGACTCCAATCGCTGTTCCTTGAGGTTTTCCAAAAACTTCCATATGTTGAATGACAAGAAGTTTATTAATGTTATCAATCTCTACAATAAGTTTATCACTATTCTTTATGTTTCCGGTTTTAATTTGTCCACTAACTACTAGTCTTCCGTCCGAAAGCTGAAAAACATCCTCTGCAATGAAGACAAATATTTCAGGTTTAAAATCTTTAACAGGTACAAATGATAATTGCAGGAAAATAATAAGTGTTTTAAAAATCCCTTTCATTTGATCTAAGTCGTAATGATAATCAAATCACAATTTACTCAAAAAAAATTCGATGCAGAAGAGAATCTTTGAACCTGATCCAATCAAAGGTACTTTTAATCTTCTAGTTCTTCACAAAAGAACTCTGCTTGTTTCATTTTATGAATAATTTCTTCTGGAGATAATGAATTGCATTCTATTCTCAAAACTTTGTCTTGATCATCCATGTCAACTGTCCAACTGATCTCATCTTTATATTCCACTAAAGCTTCTTGTATCATTTCCTGATAAGTTAAAACTTTCTTATCCGTTTTGAAGACTAATACGTTTTCAAATTGCTTTCTCATAACTATATCCGTCTACAGTTTAATTATCTTATATTCAAGTTATTTTTCAAATCTTCATAATTACAGGCATTTCCAGAAAGTTTTCAAGTCTTTTAATCTCATCTTTGATTGCAGCATGCTTCATCTTACTGAGGTTATCAAAGAGTTGAAAATCCAGAATTACTTTTCCTTTGGAATGTATTCTTTTCCAGATTCCGACCACTTTCCCATTTACAATAACTGTAGGATAAAACAATCCATTTACAGTAATGACTTTCCTGCTTTGCTCAGCATCCAGAAACAAGTCTCGATTTTTGTATCCTAATATATATTCATCAAAAGCCGGAAGCAGATATACTTTATCAGGTAAAGGATTTTTCTCAAGACTACCATAGAACCAATATTGGGATTGGTTCAAAGTTTCTTTAGTCATCCTGGATAGTATAGATTCAAAAGCATTTTTTGCATCTGCATTTGATAATCCTGACCAGTTTATAAAATCTTCAAAAGTTGCAGGTCCATGACTTTGAAAATATCTTTTGGCAAGTTCAGGTAAGGCATCTTTTCGTTCTAGGGTATTGGCTTTAGGAGCCCAGGCATCAAGCAGCGTAAAGGTTGTCTCTTTACCTTTCATTGGTCCCTGGCAAATGATCTTCTCAAGAGATGCTCGGTTAATCAGATATACTCCTCTGTTTTCCTCAGGAGAAATTTTATGTTCATTAAGTTTTGAATAAAGCTCCTGTCTGGTAAGAAACTTGCCATCTAACTCTTTAGAAAAGATCCTAAATGCTTTTGAAAATATTTTTTCATCCAGGCCTACACTATAATACTGTTTCTGCATTCGATTAATAACCGCAGAACCAGCCAGATCAAGTATCCATTTTATATCTTTGGAAGATACAATATGCAGAGTTCCCCTCAATGCAGAAGTTCTCAAAATTGACCCGTCATTGATACTTTTTATAATAGTTGATTCTGAAGAATTGAGTAGCCGTAAACCAATTGCCAATTTAGATGCCGAAAAATCCTGAGATTGAATAACACCTGATTTTTGCACTACTTCCTCACAAGTTTTTTTATTGCTATTCACCAGCCCATGATTTATAAGTCTATAGTATAAAATATCCGAAGGCGTCATGTTCAAAGTATTTATATAAAGCGATCTTATCAATACAAATAAAAAGAGAATGACTGACAACAGTGTGTCAGTAGGAAATAAAAAAGCACCAGATTCATATATTGAAAAATCTGATGCTATTTTATTTATTGAGTAGTATATTCTTACGCTTTGAATTTAACAAGGGTAACGTGGTCTCCTCCTTTCTCACGGACTTCATCTGCTACACTTTCTACTTCTTTGTATTTTCTCAGGAAAGATCTTACTGTATCTTTTAATACACCACTTCCTCTTCCATGCACGATCCTTGCTTCCGGCAAACCCAACAGAAGAGCATCATCAACCCAGTTGGTTAATAAGTTAATTACATCTTCTTTAGCTTTGCCTCTAACATCAAGCTCAAACTGAAAGTGTAGTAACTTCTCTTTAGTGTCTATAGTAATATTTCCGGAATCAAAAGAGGCTGACTTTGTTGCCTCTGCCGGTGGTTGAGAAAAGGTGACTTTATTTTTCTTAACAGTCATTTTCATAATACCCATAGCAACTTCAAGGTCGTTGCCTTTAACAGAAAGGACTTCTACTGCAGTGTCCTGACCATTGATTTTCACAAAGTCTCCTGGTTTTATTTCGCTCATAGCTATAAAAATCTATTTTTATATTAATCAAAAATAGAATTTCCCTTTGCATTAACAAGAGTGAAGTATAATTTTTTGAATTGATCTAGTCCCCTAAAATATGAATTGAACTACTTATAAGTAGATGATCATTAGTGTGATAATTCAAAGTATAAATACAACAAGGTTCATTACCCTCTTGGAGAATGAGCTATGATATCTCTAATAAATATGAAGTTTAAAAAATAGCCACAAGATATTGCTGATTAAACCGAATTAAGCTGCACCAAGTCTCAATGGTCTAAACGTTTCATAACAATTCCTGATTTTCCTGACAGTACTGTTAAAGAAATGTTTCTGAACGATATAAGTAAGCGCATTAACAGTAAATGAAGAAAACAGAAAATAATTGGCTCCCATTTTACTCGCTTTACTCTTTTCTTCGTTTGAAAGGTGTTCGTTCATTATGACAATAATTACATTTTCCTTTTCAAGTTGGGAAGCATTGGCATAATCTTTCAGGAAATCCCATCCATCAACAATTGGAGTGTTCATATCAAGCAGCACCAATATTTTAGATTCCTTTAATTTTTTGCCTAAATGAAGATGGTCTAGATACAGAAATGCATGGCCTCCATTGAGAGCGAGCTTAATTTGTTCTGCCATTCCTGTGGATTCAATGGAAGATTTTATACGGCTTGTGAAATCGCTGTTTTTGCCTACAATTATTACCTGGTCAATTTTTTGCATAACGGTATAAGTAAGGTTTCAATGTATTTTTACGAAATAAATTAAAGTATAGTTACACAGGGAAATTCGATAAAGAAGTAAAATTAATGGATAAGACTTAAAAACCGAAAGTTTTAATTTATATTTAATGCAGATTAAATAGAATTTAAACAAGAACCTTAACCAACAATCCTGTTTTTATTCAATTTTACTGCAGCAAGGTAAACTATTTATAGGAAAAATACAACTGAACTTCAGCTCGTTACAACAAGTTCTGACTTTTTTTTTTAATCGAAATCACAAAAAAATACCTGAAAGAGAGCTTTCAGGTATTAATTACTGAGGATTTAAATATTATCTTTATTTTTTAACAGACTTATTTAATTCTTTAATTAACACATCAAGTTGTTGCTTGTCGCTAGGCTCTTCTGCTTTTGCCAGTGCTTTTTGTGCATGATCAAGAGATCTTTTGAATAAATCGTCAATCTCAGCTTCAAGTACTTTTCCTTCTTTCTGATACGCTCCTACGCTTAGGGTTCCAAGTTTTTGATGTTTCTCTTTTCCAGTATTGTAATAAATAACAGCTGTGTTAAAATTGGCAATCAAATCATTTGGTTCAATGGATAACACCTTTCCGTATGTATGCAAAGCTTTATCCGTATCTGTTTTACCATACAATACAGCAAGCTGGTTCAGAAGATTTATATCATTTGGGTTATTCTTAATCAGATTTTCTATAGATGCTGCCGCTTCTGAATCTTTACCTGTTTGCAAATAAAGATTTTTTTGAAGCTCCAGAAGCGTCTTATTGTTTGGGAAATCCACCAATCCTTTTTTAACTGTTGCAAGTGCTTTCTCAGGACTTTTTTCTATTTCATTTTCAATTGTTATCTGATAATAATATAGAATAGGGCTTTTGTAGTTCAGAGAATTTAGTTTTACTACACTGTTTTTAATGACATTCATTTCTTGAATCTGTTCAGCGGCATAAATAGCATTGATATATGCAAGTGTATCAGCAGGTTTTATTTTTTGGGCAATTTCAAAACTTGAGATGGCTTGTTTATAGTTACTAGCCTCATATTCTGCAAATCCTTTATTTATAAACAAGCCCCATATTTCCTGCAATTTTACAGAAGACATTTTTGAATATTCTCCTTTAGATTGTTCCAATTCGACAGCTTTGTTATAGGATTCATAGGAAGTCTGAAGTGCTTCCGGTGCAGCAGCCTTTACTTCAGCCTTCTGATTCATTGCAATGTCCTGATATATCAGTCCTTTATAATACCAGGTTTTTGCATTGGCCTTTGTTTTTTCGTGTTGACTTGCTCCGTCAATTTCCTGTTTCGCTTTTATCAAATCCCCATCTCTATGATAAAGGATTGCATTGGTAACAGCAGAGTTCTGGGCGACTCCAATCAGACAACATCCACTTAATATTACACTCAAAAAGATTCTTTTCATAGCTAAATCAATTCTTTAGATTTATATAGTTAAAAGACTGTTTATGTGATATTTATAAAAAAATGCCGAAATAAAATTCCGGCATTTCTAAATTTACTCATTATCATTTTCTTCCTCTTCGGACTGAGACTCTTCAGGAGCTTCAGGATTTGGAAGTTGTGCTTCTATATCCGGTATTTCTGTTGTTGGTTCAGTTGACTCTGATAGATTTTCATCTGTAGCAAGGTTTTCAATCTTGGCAATAGATGCTATTTCATCAGTTTCGCTGAGTTTTATTAGTCTGACACCTTGAGTCGCTCTTCCAACTACTCTAAGATCTGAAACCGGCATTCTTATAGTAATTCCGGATTTATTGATGATCATTAATTCATCTTTATCCGAAACATCCATTATTGCTACCAGTTTACCGGTTTTTTCAGTGATATTAAGAGTTTTAACTCCTTTCCCCCCTCTGTTTGTTACTCTGTAATCATCAATATCAGAACGTTTACCATATCCTTTTTCGGATACAACAAGCAGATTATTATCTGAACAACTCAGGCAAACCATTCCGATTACTTTGTCCTCATCATCTGCTAAGGTAACACCTCTTACCCCGGCAGCATTTCTACCCATAGGACGAACATGTTCTTCATTAAACCTTATTGCCCTTCCTGATTTCAGTGCAATAACGATTTCATTACTTCCATTCGTCAACCTTACGTTCAGAAGTTTATCACCTTCATTAATGGTAATTGCCTGAATACCGTTGGATCTAGGACGAGAGAAGGCTTCCAGAGAAGTTTTTTTAATGGTTCCATTCTCTGTCACCATTATAATAAAGTTATTATTGATGTAGTCAACATTCTCTAATGTTTTTACATTAATAATTGCCCTTACTTTATCTTCTTTTTCTACATTGATCAGGTTCTGAATAGGCCTTCCTTTAGAAGTTTTGCTGCCTTCAGGTATACCATAAACTTTTTGCCAGAAAACTTTTCCTGAATCTGTAAAAATCAGGAGATAATTATGCATTGTCGCTATAAAAAGATGCTCTGTAAAATCATCTTCTTTAGATACTGCCCCTCTTGAGCCAACTCCTCCTCTGGATTGAGAACGATATTCAGTTAATGGTGTACGTTTAATATACCCTTCATGTGAAATAGTAATAACCATTTCATCATCAGCGATAATATCTTCTATGTCAATATCATCAGCAGAGTGTACAATTTGAGTTCTTCTTTCATCACCATAACGTTCTTTCATTTCAAGAGACTCATTTTTGATGATTTGCATTCTGAGTTCAACGCTGTTAAGAATTTCATTTAACCTTGCAATTAAAGCCATAACTTCTTCGTATTCCTTTACGATTTTGTCACGCTCCATGCCTGTTAAACGCTGAAGTCTTAATTCAAGAACCGCCTTTGCCTGAATCTCCGACATTCCAAAGTTTTCCATTAAGCCTTTTTTAGCTTCTTCCGGATCTCTGGAATTTCTGATTAATTTTATAACTTCATCAAGGTGATCCAGGGCAATCAGATATCCTTGAAGGATATGTGCACGCTTTTCCGCTTCTTCCAGCTCAAACTTCGTTCTTCTTACAATAACTTCATGACGATGATCCACAAAATGTCTGATCATGTCTTTCAGATTTACAGTCATCGGCCTGCCATTTACAAGCGCAACGTTGTTTACTCCGAAAGATGACTGAAGCTGAGTATATTTATACAGATTATTTAAAACGATGCTTGGAATAGCATCTTTTTTTAATTCATATACTATGCGAAGTCCTTCTCTATCCGATTCATCTCTGATGTCAGAAATTCCTTCAATTTTCTTTTCATTGATCAGTTGTGCTGTTTTTTCCACCATTGAGGCCTTGTTGACCATATATGGAATATCGTGGACAACAATCATATCTCTTCCTGTAGGAGTATTTTCAAAAGTGGCATTTGCTCGTACTACAACTCTTCCACGACCTGTTTCAAATGCCGATTTTACTCCTTGATAACCATAAATGGTTCCTCCTGTTGGAAAATCAGGAGCTTTTACGAATTCCATCAGCTCCTCAATTGTGATGTCATTGTTATCAATATATGCACAAACACCATCCACAACTTCACGTAGATTATGTGGAGCCATATTGGTAGCCATACCAACAGCGATACCGGAAGTTCCGTTAATCAAAAGATTTGGCACCTTTGAAGGAAGAACTGTGGGTTCTTCAAGGGAATCATCAAAGTTTGGCTGAAAATCTACTGTATTCTTGTTTATATCAGAAAGCATTTCTTCGGCGATTCTCTTGAATCTAGCCTCAGTATACCTCATTGCCGCAGGAGAATCACCGTCTATAGATCCGAAGTTTCCTTGTCCATCGACCATCATATATCTCAAAGACCATGGTTGTGCCATACGAACCATGGAATCATATACCGATGCGTCACCGTGAGGGTGGAATTTACCAAGTACTTCACCAACTATTCTCGCCGATTTTTTGTAAGGTTTGTTCCAGTTAACACCTAGTTCAGACATTCCGAAAAGCACCCTTCTGTGTACGGGTTTTAATCCGTCTCTTACGTCTGGTAATGCCCTTGAAATGATAACTGACATCGAATAATCGATGTAAGCTCCCCTCATTTCATCTTCAATGTTAATAGGAATAATGTTTTCGCCTTCCGCCATAGATATTATAAATGGAAATTAGGATTTTTTAATGTAGCAAGATAAGTATTTTTAGCGAATGCCCACAATTTGACATCCTAAATTTGGCTTTTATTTATACACATTCAGATTTAACAAGTCTGTGTTTTTTGAATATTGGAACTATTATACAATCAAAAGTTCCCCATTTGTTAATTAACGAAATTATCCCTCTCATTCTGTCATTAGTATCAAGTAAAAAATTTATGAGGATAAAACGGAGTTGCTCCTAAGATGGAACAAATAACGTTGGGTTTGTGCTTTTTATTGTATGTAAGGAGAATTAATCTGGAATTCTCAATAACAGAATTTCACAGAGTTAAAGTAAAAATGCATAATAATAATATGGAGGCCTTGATTGATCTGAGCAAGCATTTGTATGATACTTCCATAGAGGAGGTTAGACTGGTAGAAGTACCTGACTTTAACTATTTAACCCTATATGGGGAAGGGCCTGCCCAGTTGGATATGCACTTTTTGCAGGCTGCTTTAACGCTTTTCAAAGTTGATGAATACGCTAAAAAAATTTTATCAGCCAGGACTCCAATGATCAACATTTGTACGAATGAAATTACCCCTATTGAGGTTTTGTGGTGGAAAGATGACAGGCCGTTTGATTTTAACCTGGACACCAGATGGAAATGGGCAATCATGATCAATGAGCCAGCCATAGTTAATAAAGATGTTTTGAACATTTCAAAGGAAATGGTTTTGGCAGAAAATCCTGATTGGTCTTTTACTCAGTCAATTGCTTTAAGTCACCTTTCAGAAGGTTTGAGTCTACAAACATCATTTAAAGGTGACAGAGCCGAAGGAAAGAAATCACTGGAAAAGGTTCATGACTTTGCCAAAAGCAAGAATCTGGAGTTCGTTGGAAAATATCATGAAATATATTTTGAAAAACCGGAAGGCTTAAGATCCACTCAATTGGTGACAATTTTAAGATTTCCTGTATCAGAAATTAAAATTTCTCAAATAATATAATAGTTACTATGACACAATTACTTGAATCCCCAAAAACAACTTACCTTCTTGAAGGAAGTCTTGAAGTCCTGCATCAGCAGACAAGAGAATGGCTGAGTGAAATGGACTTGTGGAAGGATGA
Coding sequences:
- a CDS encoding GyrI-like domain-containing protein, whose amino-acid sequence is MEQITLGLCFLLYVRRINLEFSITEFHRVKVKMHNNNMEALIDLSKHLYDTSIEEVRLVEVPDFNYLTLYGEGPAQLDMHFLQAALTLFKVDEYAKKILSARTPMINICTNEITPIEVLWWKDDRPFDFNLDTRWKWAIMINEPAIVNKDVLNISKEMVLAENPDWSFTQSIALSHLSEGLSLQTSFKGDRAEGKKSLEKVHDFAKSKNLEFVGKYHEIYFEKPEGLRSTQLVTILRFPVSEIKISQII
- the gyrA gene encoding DNA gyrase subunit A: MAEGENIIPINIEDEMRGAYIDYSMSVIISRALPDVRDGLKPVHRRVLFGMSELGVNWNKPYKKSARIVGEVLGKFHPHGDASVYDSMVRMAQPWSLRYMMVDGQGNFGSIDGDSPAAMRYTEARFKRIAEEMLSDINKNTVDFQPNFDDSLEEPTVLPSKVPNLLINGTSGIAVGMATNMAPHNLREVVDGVCAYIDNNDITIEELMEFVKAPDFPTGGTIYGYQGVKSAFETGRGRVVVRANATFENTPTGRDMIVVHDIPYMVNKASMVEKTAQLINEKKIEGISDIRDESDREGLRIVYELKKDAIPSIVLNNLYKYTQLQSSFGVNNVALVNGRPMTVNLKDMIRHFVDHRHEVIVRRTKFELEEAEKRAHILQGYLIALDHLDEVIKLIRNSRDPEEAKKGLMENFGMSEIQAKAVLELRLQRLTGMERDKIVKEYEEVMALIARLNEILNSVELRMQIIKNESLEMKERYGDERRTQIVHSADDIDIEDIIADDEMVITISHEGYIKRTPLTEYRSQSRGGVGSRGAVSKEDDFTEHLFIATMHNYLLIFTDSGKVFWQKVYGIPEGSKTSKGRPIQNLINVEKEDKVRAIINVKTLENVDYINNNFIIMVTENGTIKKTSLEAFSRPRSNGIQAITINEGDKLLNVRLTNGSNEIVIALKSGRAIRFNEEHVRPMGRNAAGVRGVTLADDEDKVIGMVCLSCSDNNLLVVSEKGYGKRSDIDDYRVTNRGGKGVKTLNITEKTGKLVAIMDVSDKDELMIINKSGITIRMPVSDLRVVGRATQGVRLIKLSETDEIASIAKIENLATDENLSESTEPTTEIPDIEAQLPNPEAPEESQSEEEENDNE